From the genome of Candidatus Acidiferrales bacterium:
GCATCCCGATTCGACTGTGTGGAATCGGGACACTCGTAGGTTCGGACGCCAATAATGATACGCCTCAGGTTATTTAAGAGTCCCCAGATTGGGGCGTAGCCAAGTGGTAAGGCAGCGGCCTTTGGAGCCGCCACTCGTAGGTTCGAATCCTGCCGCCCCAGCAAAGATGAGCTTCTATGTGTATGTGTTGTCGAGCCTGACGGCAAAGCGATTCTACGTTGGTCAGACCAAAGACCTTACAGACAGGCTCAGGAGACACAACCGGGGAAGAGTGAAGTCGACGAAGGCATTTAGGCCGTGGTCGGTAGTCTATTTTGAAAAGTATGAGACGCGTGGAAAAGCAATGAGACGTGAGCGAGAGCTCAAGGGTCTCAAAGGGACTGCAAGATTTTTGGAAGTTGCTGGCGCAGCCAAATGGTAAGGCATCCCGATCCCACTTGTGGAATCGGGACACTCGCAGGTTCGAATCCTGCAGCCCCAGCAACGATTGACAAATTAGTTAACAAATCTGAGAAGTTTATCTGAACTGCAAGGCGTTCCGACAGATTTTACTTTGTCGGAGATCCGAATTCTCCACTGCTGAGAATCCTTGCTGTATGAAAGAAAATCATTACCCATAATGGATGGCATGAAAATATTTTCCGGCCGTAGCAATATTCCGCTTGCGGAAAAAATTGCTCATGAGATCGGCGAGCCTCTCGGAGAAAGAGAGATCGTTAATTTTAGCGACGGTGAAATCTGGGTGAAGTACTCGGACAACATCCGGGGCTCGGATGTGTTCATCATACAGAGTACCTTCCCGCCTGCCGAGAATCTGATGGAACTTCTTATTATGATAGATGCCGCCAAACGCGCTTCCGCATCGAGAGTCACGGCGGTAATTCCGTATTTTGGATATGCGCGTCAGGATAGAAAGGATCAGCCGCGAGTCGCCATATCGTCGAAACTGATAGCCAATCTGCTGACCCAAGCCGGTGCATCGCGCATATTGACCATGGATTTGCACGCGGCTCAGATCCAGGGATTCTTCGACATACCGGTCGATCATTTGTACTCGTCTGCCGTTTTTGTGAAATACATCAAGGACTTAAAAATACCGAACCTGGTTGTTGTATCCCCCGATGTTGGCGGGATAAAATTTGCGCGGGCTTATGCAACGCGGCTCGAAGCAGATCTCGTGTTGATTGACAAGCGCAGGCCGAAGGCGAACGTCGCCGAAGTCGTAAATATTATAGGCGACGTGAAGGGCAAGAATGTGCTTATCGTTGATGATCTTATCGATACCGGTGGGACTTTTGTTGCGGGAGTCAATGCTCTGAAATCGGCGGGCGTCACGGACGTTTATGGTGCCTGCACACATCCCGTCATGAGCGGGAACGCTTTTGAAAAAATAAGCAGGAGTCCGATTAAGAAACTCATAGTAAGCGACACCGTGCCGCTAAATCATACGTCTGAAAAAATCGAGGTTAGATCTGTGGCGAGGCTTTTTGCGGAAGCGATCAGACGAACTTATCAGAACGAATCAATTAGTTCATTATTCGAAATCAAGTAGTAGAGGAAGCGATGGAAGAAGTTGTTTTGAATGTTGAGAAAAGGACTTTGCTGGGTAAGAAATCGAAAAGGCTTTTTGTTGAGAAAAAGATTCCCGGGGTATTTTATCTCGGAGCAGAGAATATAGTGGTACAGGCTGACGAAGCGCCGGTCCGCGGCCTTGCGACCTCGCGTACGACTCATCTCATCAAAGTAAAATTCCAGGATGGTACAGAACGCCGCGCCATCCTGAACGATGTACAGTTTGATCCAGTTGCCGGCAAGATCCTGCATTTTGATCTCCACGGAATCAAAGAAGGACAGAAAATAACTGTGCAGGTTCCCGTCCAGCTTGTAGGAACACCTAAGGGGGTCAAGGACGGAGGAATAATCCAGCACTCGATTCATAGGATCAAGATTCAATGTGATCCGGAAAATGTTCCCGAACATGTCGAGATCAATATCGATGAACTTGGAATTGCAGATTCTATTCATATAAAAGATCTCAAATTGGATGGGGTGAAAATTCTCGACAATCCTGAATCTGCGATCGTGACGGTGGTTCCGCCTCCGACCATCAAAGAGGAGACTCCGGAAACTGCGGCTGTAGCTACTGAGGAGCCGACAGAGCCCGAGGTGATCGGTAAGACGAAGAAGGCTGAGGAAGGTGAAGAGGAACCGGAGGAGACCGAGAAAGCAAAAGAGAAGGAAAAACCCAAGGATAAGGAAAAGGAGAAGGAAAAGAAGTAGAGAAGCAAGGTCGTTGCTTTTGTACTTTCCGAAACGCCAAGGTTTTGATTGGTGAGCCAAAAGATGATTGTAGGTCTGGGAAACGTAGGTCGGGAATATGAAGGAACACGCCATAACGTCGGCTTCATGGTTGTCGACGAGGTTTCTGCAAAATCGAGAAAAAGTTTTGCGCCGGGGAAGGGGGAATATTATTTTTCTGAAATCCGGTACGCTGGTGAAGAAGTCATTCTAGTGAAACCCACGACTTTCATGAACAACAGCGGTATCGCCGTTAAGGATGCCATGGACAGGTTTGGCACGAGGCTCGAAGACTTGTTGGTTGTTTATGACGATTTCAATATACCGCTTACGAAGCTCCGTATGAAAAAGGGCGGCAGCGATGGCGGCCACAACGGAGTTTACTCTGTCATATATCATTTAAACGATGACGGTTTCCCGCGTTTGAGATGCGGCATAGGGAGCGATAAAGTTGTGCCGGGAAGAGACATGGTGGATTTTGTTCTTTCGAAATTTGATGCGGTTGAAGTTCCTGAGGTAAGGAAAATGGTGATGGATGCTGCGGATGCGGTATTCGCCTTCATTGATGAAGGGATTGAAATTGCTATGAACAGATTTAATTAGATGCTATCGTCTAACAAGGAGGTGAAGTAAACTGAATATCGTTCAACGTGAATACGAAACAACGTTTATCATAAATTCCAATCTCGAAGATAATCAGGTCGAGACGGTAATAACACGTTATCAAGAATTCATATCAAAGAACGGTGGCGAAGTGACGAACGCGGACCGCTGGGGAAGAAGGCGCCTTGCGTATCCAATTAAGAAAAGGAATGCCGGCTTCTACATACAGCTGCTGCACAAGTCACCGACCGATATGGTTCCCAAGCTGGAGCAGGTGTTCAAGCTTGATGAAGATGTCATTCGACATCTTACCGTTGTAGTTGACAAGAACATGTTGAAAGCGCGTGCAGGTGTAAAAAAACGCCGGCGGCAGCGCGTTTCCAAAACCGAGCAGGCAGATATACCGACTGCTATGGCTGAAAAAGATCACAACTAGAAACAGTGGTTGGTGGTAGGCCCTTAGCCGTGAGCTGAGAGCGGACTTCCAATTGCGGCCTTATAATTTTTATGATGGAGGATTTATGGCTGATCTAAAGATGCCCGAAATGAATAGCGTCATAATTGCCGGAAATCTTACTAGAGATCCTGTCTTTCGCGAAACGACGAACGGAACTCCGGTTGTGAATTTTACAGTCGCTTCCAATAGAAAATTCCGCGACAGCGGGAACCAATGGCAGGAAGATGTCTGCTACGTCGGGGTTGTTGCGTGGAACAAGCTTGCCGACAGCTGTCGCGACAAATTAAAGAAGGGTAATGCCGTTTTGGTTGATGGAGAACTGCAAAGCCGGAATTGGAAAACTGACGACGGGCATCATCGTTCGATCGTAGAGATCAAAGCAAGAAGGATACAGTTCCTGAACAAACAAGGTCATTTCAACGATGTTTCCCCTGAGCAGGTTGCAGACGAAGAGCCATCATCGTTCACGGATGATTCTTTCGATCATTTCTTGTCGAGTGAGGAATCTGAATTGCTTAAAAATAACGGAATACAGGCGCAGGACATCGCGTCTCAACAAAAATCAGTGAGTAAATGAATTGGTACCAGTCAAAGAAATAAAGAAGAGAAAAATCTGCAGGTTCTGTGAGAACGGAGACGTTTATGTCGATTACAAGGACGACAAACGTCTAATAAAGTTTACCTCCGAGCAGGGGAAAATTATTCCCCGGCGCGTGACAGGAACCTGCGCGAAACACCAGCGGCAGCTTGCTCTCGCGATTAAACGCGCGCGCCATCTTGCCATGTTGCCTTACGTTTCGGACATAATTAGATAGTAACCTGTTATCAGTCATCGGAGGTTGGTGGGATGTCTATCACTCTGAGAACTGAAAACTGTAAATTTTTTTGGAGTCGATATGAAAGTAATACTGAGAAAAAATTATGAAGGTCTCGGTGAAATAGGAAAAGTGATCGATGTGCGTGACGGCTATGCGAGGAATTTCTTAATTCCACAGAAAGTTGCATATCCCTTCGCACCGGGTTACTTGAAGATGATCGAGAACGAAAAGAAAGCATACGAGGCGAAGCTGAACCGCGAAGTACATGATGCGAAGACGCTGGCCGAGAAACTGAACGGCGTCGAAATATCGCTCGAGGTCCAGGCCGGTGAAGAGGACAAATTATTCGGATCGGTTACTTCGCAGATGATTGTGGACAAACTTGCGGAAAAGGGATTCGAGGTCGATCGGAGACGCGTCGAGCTGGCCGAGCCGATTAAGTCGATCGGGGAGTACAAAGTGCCTTTGAAACTTCATCAACAAGTGACCACTGAGATAAAGGTTTCAGTGAAGAAACAGGCGGAATAAATAGTCTTTTGCGGATTGAACCTTTGTTCCGCACCAAACATCTCATTAAGCGATGCTAGTTTGCTCTTCACGAGTTCGGTTTGATCCGGTTATCTCGAGCCGCAAGATTTACCTAAACAGCCTTGAGTTTCTTTCTAACCTAACGGGGAATGGAAATTGGAGAACGTAAATATCCTCACTGCTTTTCTGTTCGGGATAATCTCCTTCATATCTCCGTGTGTCCTGCCGATCGTGCCGGGGTATCTGTCATTCATCAGTGGTTATAGTTTTGACGAGATGGTCACGCGCTCGGAATTGTTCAAGAAAGTGACTCTTAATTCTGTGTTTTTTGTGCTAGGATTTTCCGTTGTCTTTGTGGCCCTTGGAGCTTCCGCGACGGCTATCGGGCAGTTGCTTGTTCAGAAATTAAATTTGTTTTCCAAGATAGCAGGCGCAATAATCATTGTGTTCGGCCTTCATATGATCGGATTGTTCAGAATAAAATTTTTAAATTACGAGAAGAGGTTTCATACGGCAAAAAAAATCGGTCTTCTCGGTTCGTTTGTTGCCGGACTTGCATTTGCCTTTGGATGGACACCGTGTATCGGGCCGGTTCTCGCTGCGATACTGGCGATCGCGGCTCAGCAAGACACCATCGGCAAAGGAGTGATACTCCTTTCTGCTTATTCGCTTGGACTGGGCGTGCCTTTCTTGGCGACGAGCCTGAGCATAAATGCATTTCTCAGATTCTTCAGGAGATTCAGCAAGTACATCAGATGGGTTGAAGTGACAGGTGGAATTTTGTTAGTATTGGTTGGAATTTTGATAATGACGAACAATTTGACCGTGCTCTCAGGTTATTTTGCAAAGTGGTTCCCATTTCTCAATGAGCTGTCATGAACGCTATTATAAAGAGGTAATTTGAATGAGTAAGAAGACTAAGATACTGGATGCTGTTGTGATCCGATTCGCTGGTGATTCGGGAGACGGGATGCAGTTGACGGGTACGCAATTTACAAACACGACGGCGCTTGCCGGAAACGATTTGAGCACTCTTCCGGATTATCCTGCCGAGATTAGGGCGCCTGCCGGAACATTGTTCGGAGTTTCGAGTTTCCAGCTTCATTTTTCAAGCGAAGATATTCTTACACCCGGCGATCATCCGGATGTCCTCGTTGCGATGAATCCTGCGGCGCTGAAAGTTCACCTGAAAGATTTGAAGAACGGCGGATTGATACTCGCCAATACGGATTCCTTTGACGACAAAAATCTTGAGCTTGCAGGATATAAATCAAATCCATTGACGGATGGTTCGCTTGTAGATTATCAAGTGATCGATGTCCCGATAACAAAGTTGACGTTAAACACTTTGCAGGGGATCGGATTGACTCAGAAAGAGATGGTGCGCTGCAAAAATTTCTTCGCCCTCGGGCTGATGTACTGGATGTATTCACGCGCGACGGAAGCGACGGAAGAATGGATTCGAGAAAAATTCGGCAGCGAGCCGAAAATCGCGGAGGCCAATCTTAAAGCATTGAAAGCAGGTTACTATTACGGCGACACGACGGAGGCGTTTGCTTCCCGGTTCGAAGTGAAGCCCGCACAACTGAAACCCGGTCTGTACAGGAATATTACCGGCAATGAAGCGACCGCTCTCGGATTTGTGGCCGCTGCGAGTAAAGCCGGTGTGCCACTTTATTATGCGAGTTACCCGATTACTCCCGCGAGCGACATTTTGCACAACTTATCGATGTACAAGAATTTCGGGGTGAAGACCTTCCAGGCTGAAGATGAAATTGCGGCTGCAGGGGCAGCTCTCGGTGCGTCTTATGCCGGCAACCTGGCGGTGACTGGAACAAGCGGTCCGGGCGCGGCATTGAAATCAGAAACTATCAGTCTCGGGATCATGCTCGAGCTTCCTCTGGTTATCGTCGATGTGCAGCGCGGAGGACCCTCAACCGGTTTGCCCACAAAGACAGAGCAGGCAGATTTAATGTTTGTGACTTACGGACGCCATGGTGAGGCTCCCGCTCCCGTGCTCGCAGCCGCGACTCCCGCGGATTGTTTTAATATGGCTTATGAAGCTGCTAGAATTGCAGTCAAATATATGACGCCGGTGTACTTGCTTACGGATGGCTATCTCGC
Proteins encoded in this window:
- a CDS encoding GIY-YIG nuclease family protein, giving the protein MSFYVYVLSSLTAKRFYVGQTKDLTDRLRRHNRGRVKSTKAFRPWSVVYFEKYETRGKAMRRERELKGLKGTARFLEVAGAAKW
- a CDS encoding ribose-phosphate pyrophosphokinase, with amino-acid sequence MKIFSGRSNIPLAEKIAHEIGEPLGEREIVNFSDGEIWVKYSDNIRGSDVFIIQSTFPPAENLMELLIMIDAAKRASASRVTAVIPYFGYARQDRKDQPRVAISSKLIANLLTQAGASRILTMDLHAAQIQGFFDIPVDHLYSSAVFVKYIKDLKIPNLVVVSPDVGGIKFARAYATRLEADLVLIDKRRPKANVAEVVNIIGDVKGKNVLIVDDLIDTGGTFVAGVNALKSAGVTDVYGACTHPVMSGNAFEKISRSPIKKLIVSDTVPLNHTSEKIEVRSVARLFAEAIRRTYQNESISSLFEIK
- a CDS encoding 50S ribosomal protein L25, whose amino-acid sequence is MEEVVLNVEKRTLLGKKSKRLFVEKKIPGVFYLGAENIVVQADEAPVRGLATSRTTHLIKVKFQDGTERRAILNDVQFDPVAGKILHFDLHGIKEGQKITVQVPVQLVGTPKGVKDGGIIQHSIHRIKIQCDPENVPEHVEINIDELGIADSIHIKDLKLDGVKILDNPESAIVTVVPPPTIKEETPETAAVATEEPTEPEVIGKTKKAEEGEEEPEETEKAKEKEKPKDKEKEKEKK
- the pth gene encoding aminoacyl-tRNA hydrolase; translated protein: MIVGLGNVGREYEGTRHNVGFMVVDEVSAKSRKSFAPGKGEYYFSEIRYAGEEVILVKPTTFMNNSGIAVKDAMDRFGTRLEDLLVVYDDFNIPLTKLRMKKGGSDGGHNGVYSVIYHLNDDGFPRLRCGIGSDKVVPGRDMVDFVLSKFDAVEVPEVRKMVMDAADAVFAFIDEGIEIAMNRFN
- the rpsF gene encoding 30S ribosomal protein S6, which codes for MVQREYETTFIINSNLEDNQVETVITRYQEFISKNGGEVTNADRWGRRRLAYPIKKRNAGFYIQLLHKSPTDMVPKLEQVFKLDEDVIRHLTVVVDKNMLKARAGVKKRRRQRVSKTEQADIPTAMAEKDHN
- a CDS encoding single-stranded DNA-binding protein, coding for MADLKMPEMNSVIIAGNLTRDPVFRETTNGTPVVNFTVASNRKFRDSGNQWQEDVCYVGVVAWNKLADSCRDKLKKGNAVLVDGELQSRNWKTDDGHHRSIVEIKARRIQFLNKQGHFNDVSPEQVADEEPSSFTDDSFDHFLSSEESELLKNNGIQAQDIASQQKSVSK
- the rpsR gene encoding 30S ribosomal protein S18, with amino-acid sequence MVPVKEIKKRKICRFCENGDVYVDYKDDKRLIKFTSEQGKIIPRRVTGTCAKHQRQLALAIKRARHLAMLPYVSDIIR
- the rplI gene encoding 50S ribosomal protein L9; the protein is MKVILRKNYEGLGEIGKVIDVRDGYARNFLIPQKVAYPFAPGYLKMIENEKKAYEAKLNREVHDAKTLAEKLNGVEISLEVQAGEEDKLFGSVTSQMIVDKLAEKGFEVDRRRVELAEPIKSIGEYKVPLKLHQQVTTEIKVSVKKQAE
- a CDS encoding cytochrome c biogenesis protein CcdA, which gives rise to MENVNILTAFLFGIISFISPCVLPIVPGYLSFISGYSFDEMVTRSELFKKVTLNSVFFVLGFSVVFVALGASATAIGQLLVQKLNLFSKIAGAIIIVFGLHMIGLFRIKFLNYEKRFHTAKKIGLLGSFVAGLAFAFGWTPCIGPVLAAILAIAAQQDTIGKGVILLSAYSLGLGVPFLATSLSINAFLRFFRRFSKYIRWVEVTGGILLVLVGILIMTNNLTVLSGYFAKWFPFLNELS
- a CDS encoding 2-oxoacid:acceptor oxidoreductase subunit alpha, coding for MSKKTKILDAVVIRFAGDSGDGMQLTGTQFTNTTALAGNDLSTLPDYPAEIRAPAGTLFGVSSFQLHFSSEDILTPGDHPDVLVAMNPAALKVHLKDLKNGGLILANTDSFDDKNLELAGYKSNPLTDGSLVDYQVIDVPITKLTLNTLQGIGLTQKEMVRCKNFFALGLMYWMYSRATEATEEWIREKFGSEPKIAEANLKALKAGYYYGDTTEAFASRFEVKPAQLKPGLYRNITGNEATALGFVAAASKAGVPLYYASYPITPASDILHNLSMYKNFGVKTFQAEDEIAAAGAALGASYAGNLAVTGTSGPGAALKSETISLGIMLELPLVIVDVQRGGPSTGLPTKTEQADLMFVTYGRHGEAPAPVLAAATPADCFNMAYEAARIAVKYMTPVYLLTDGYLANGSEPWLVPDAKDLPEISVHFRSDPENFHPYSRNENNVRPWAIPGVPGLEHRIGGLEKQNISGNVSYDPDNHDFMVHLRAEKVKGIEKDIPMQEVYGEESGDLLAVSWGGTFGAVRSSVERLRKLHYKVSHVHLRYLNPFPRNLGNILKNFKNVFVPEINLGQLSKLLRSEFLIPVVQFNKVRGLPLRSNELDKAIKDVLGGAK